From the Lepidochelys kempii isolate rLepKem1 chromosome 2, rLepKem1.hap2, whole genome shotgun sequence genome, one window contains:
- the FOXF2 gene encoding forkhead box protein F2 isoform X1 — protein MTTESGQQQLEPPAPLRSCSPAPGALQSALMSQPPPSALETSSSSSSSSSSKNKKASSGLRRPEKPPYSYIALIVMAIQSSPTKRLTLSEIYQFLQSRFPFFRGSYQGWKNSVRHNLSLNECFIKLPKGLGRPGKGHYWTIDPASEFMFEEGSFRRRPRGFRRKCQALKPMYRMMNSIGFSASILPQGFDFQAPSASLACHANGYNLDMMTNSMAGGYDALSGGHHAPHMSPNPGSTYMASCPVTSNGDYGPDSSSSPVPSSPALASAIECHSPYTSPSAHWTASGASPYIKQQALPPSNPASTGIHSSMPSYSLEQSYLHQNAREDLSVGLPRYQHHSSPVCDRKDFVLNFNGISSFHPSASGSYYHHHHHQSVCQDIKPCVM, from the exons ATGACCACCGAGagcggccagcagcagctggagcccccggcccctctccgcTCCTGCAGCCCGGCTCCCGGAGCTCTCCAGTCCGCCTTGATGAGCCAGCCGCCCCCCTCCGCCCTGgagacctcctcctcctcctcctcctcctcctccagcaagAACAAGAAGGCGAGCTCGGGGCTGCGGCGGCCCGAGAAGCCCCCTTACTCCTACATCGCCCTCATCGTGATGGCCATCCAGAGCTCGCCCACCAAGCGGCTGACCCTGAGCGAGATCTACCAGTTCCTGCAGAGCCGCTTCCCCTTCTTCCGCGGCTCCTACCAGGGCTGGAAGAACTCGGTGCGCCACAACCTCTCGCTCAACGAGTGCTTCATCAAGCTGCCCAAGGGGCTGGGCCGCCCCGGCAAAGGCCACTACTGGACCATCGACCCGGCCAGCGAGTTCATGTTCGAGGAAGGCTCCTTCCGCCGCCGGCCCCGGGGCTTCCGCAGAAAGTGCCAGGCGCTCAAGCCCATGTACCGCATGATGAACAGCATCGGCTTCAGCGCCTCCATCCTGCCCCAGGGCTTTGACTTCCAGGCGCCCTccgcctccctggcctgccaCGCCAACGGCTACAACCTAGACATGATGACTAACTCCATGGCCGGCGGCTACGACGCGCTGAGCGGGGGGCATCACGCCCCTCACATGTCCCCCAACCCGGGCTCTACCTACATGGCCAGCTGCCCGGTGACTTCCAACGGGGACTACGGCCccgacagcagcagcagccccgtGCCATCTTCACCCGCCCTGGCTAGTGCAATTGAATGCCATTCCCCCTACACGAGCCCGTCAGCTCACTGGACAGCATCGGGGGCATCTCCGTATATAAAGCAGCAGGCCCTTCCACCCAGTAACCCAGCCTCCACGGGCATCCACTCCAGCATGCCCAGCTACTCTTTGGAGCAAAGCTATCTGCACCAAAACGCCAGGGAAGACCTGTCAG TGGGATTGCCTCGCTACCAGCATCACTCTTCCCCAGTGTGTGACAGGAAAGATTTTGTTCTCAATTTTAATGGCATTTCTTCTTTTCACCCTTCTGCTAGTGGATCTTACTATCATCACCATCACCATCAAAGCGTCTGTCAAGATATCAAACCCTGTGTGATGTGA
- the FOXF2 gene encoding forkhead box protein F2 isoform X2, whose amino-acid sequence MTTESGQQQLEPPAPLRSCSPAPGALQSALMSQPPPSALETSSSSSSSSSSKNKKASSGLRRPEKPPYSYIALIVMAIQSSPTKRLTLSEIYQFLQSRFPFFRGSYQGWKNSVRHNLSLNECFIKLPKGLGRPGKGHYWTIDPASEFMFEEGSFRRRPRGFRRKCQALKPMYRMMNSIGFSASILPQGFDFQAPSASLACHANGYNLDMMTNSMAGGYDALSGGHHAPHMSPNPGSTYMASCPVTSNGDYGPDSSSSPVPSSPALASAIECHSPYTSPSAHWTASGASPYIKQQALPPSNPASTGIHSSMPSYSLEQSYLHQNAREDLSDTRVRNCIFSPTPRGTLS is encoded by the exons ATGACCACCGAGagcggccagcagcagctggagcccccggcccctctccgcTCCTGCAGCCCGGCTCCCGGAGCTCTCCAGTCCGCCTTGATGAGCCAGCCGCCCCCCTCCGCCCTGgagacctcctcctcctcctcctcctcctcctccagcaagAACAAGAAGGCGAGCTCGGGGCTGCGGCGGCCCGAGAAGCCCCCTTACTCCTACATCGCCCTCATCGTGATGGCCATCCAGAGCTCGCCCACCAAGCGGCTGACCCTGAGCGAGATCTACCAGTTCCTGCAGAGCCGCTTCCCCTTCTTCCGCGGCTCCTACCAGGGCTGGAAGAACTCGGTGCGCCACAACCTCTCGCTCAACGAGTGCTTCATCAAGCTGCCCAAGGGGCTGGGCCGCCCCGGCAAAGGCCACTACTGGACCATCGACCCGGCCAGCGAGTTCATGTTCGAGGAAGGCTCCTTCCGCCGCCGGCCCCGGGGCTTCCGCAGAAAGTGCCAGGCGCTCAAGCCCATGTACCGCATGATGAACAGCATCGGCTTCAGCGCCTCCATCCTGCCCCAGGGCTTTGACTTCCAGGCGCCCTccgcctccctggcctgccaCGCCAACGGCTACAACCTAGACATGATGACTAACTCCATGGCCGGCGGCTACGACGCGCTGAGCGGGGGGCATCACGCCCCTCACATGTCCCCCAACCCGGGCTCTACCTACATGGCCAGCTGCCCGGTGACTTCCAACGGGGACTACGGCCccgacagcagcagcagccccgtGCCATCTTCACCCGCCCTGGCTAGTGCAATTGAATGCCATTCCCCCTACACGAGCCCGTCAGCTCACTGGACAGCATCGGGGGCATCTCCGTATATAAAGCAGCAGGCCCTTCCACCCAGTAACCCAGCCTCCACGGGCATCCACTCCAGCATGCCCAGCTACTCTTTGGAGCAAAGCTATCTGCACCAAAACGCCAGGGAAGACCTGTCAG ACACGCGCGTTCGCAATTGCATATTCTCGCCAACCCCTCGAGGAACACTTTCATAA